One Hippopotamus amphibius kiboko isolate mHipAmp2 chromosome 12, mHipAmp2.hap2, whole genome shotgun sequence genomic window, GGGTGGGGTAGCTGGGACTCTTTTGGGAGATGGAGTTGCTGGGCGccctttgggggagggaggggccgcaGCTGGGGGAGTGGGATCTCTTTTGGGAGGTGGGGTAGCTGAGGTTCTTTTGGGAGACAGAGTTGCTGAGCCCCCTTTGGGGGAGGGAGCAGCCACAGCTGTGGGAGTGGGGTCCCCTTTAGGAAGTGGGGTAGCTGGGGCTCTTCTGGGGGCTGGAGTCcctttgagggagggaggagtcagAGCTGAGGGAACTGGAGCCTCTTTGGGAGATGGAGTTGCTGAGTCCTCTTTGGGGGAAGAAGCCACAGCTGCGGGAGTGGACTCCCCCTCTGGAGATGGGGTAGCTGGGGCTCTTTTGGGAGATGTGGTTGCTGGGTCCCGtttgggagagggaggagccacAGCCGATGGAGTGGTGGACTCTTTGGGAGGTGGGGTTGCTGGGCCCCctttgggagagggaggagccacAGCCGATGGAGTGGTGGACCCTTTGGGAGGTGGGGTTGCTGGGCCCCctttgggagagggaggagccacAGCCGATGGAGTGGGGGACCCTTTGGGAGGTGGGGTTGCTGGGCCCCctttgggagagggaggagccacAGCCGATGGAGTGGGGGACCCTTTGGGAGGTGGGGTTGCTGGGCCCCctttgggagagggaggagccacAGCCGATGGAGTGGGGGACCCTTTGGGAGGTGGGGTTGCTGGGCCCCctttgggagagggaggagccacAGCCGATGGAGTGGGGGACCCTTTGGGAGGTGGGGTTGCTGGGCCCCctttgggagagggaggagccacAGCCGATGGAGTGGGGGACCCTTTGGGAGGTGGGGTTGCTGGGCCCCctttgggagagggaggagccacAGCCGATGGAGTGGGGGACCCTTTGGGAGGTGGGGTTGCTGGGCCCCctttgggagagggaggagccacAGCCGATGGAGTGGGGGACCCTTTGGGAGGTGGGGTTGCTGGGCCCCctttgggagagggaggagccacAGCCGATGGAGTGGGGGACCCTTTGGGAGGTGGGGTTGCTGGGCCCCctttgggagagggaggagccacAGCCGATGGAGTGGGGGACCCTTTGGGAGGTGGGGTTGCTGGGCCCCctttgggagagggaggagccacAGCCGATGGAGTGGGGGACCCTTTGGGAGGTGGGGTTGCTGGGCCCCctttgggagagggaggagccacAGCCGATGGAGTGGGGGACCCTTTGGGAGGTGGGGTTGCTGGGCCCCctttgggagagggaggagccacAGCCGATGGAGTGGGGGACCCTTTGGGAGGTGGGGTTGCTGGGCCCCctttgggagagggaggagccacAGCCGATGGAGTGGGGGACCCTTTGGGAGGTGGGGTTGCTGGGCCCCctttgggagagggaggagccacAGCCGATGGAGTGGGGGACCCTTTGGGAGGTGGGGTTGCTGGGCCCCctttgggagagggaggagccacAGCCGATGGAGTGGGGGACCCTTTGGGAGGTGGGGTTGCTGGGCCCCctttgggagagggaggagccacAGCCGATGGAGTGGGGGACTCTTTGGGAGGTGAGGTTACTGGGCCCCTtttgggagagggaggagccacAGCCAATGGGCTGGGGGGCTCTATGGGAGATGGGGTTTCTGGGTTCTCTTTGGGGGAAGTAAGGGCCCCTTTGGGAGGTGGAGTAGCCAGGGCTCCTTTGGGGGAGGAAGTAGTAACAGCTGGAGGAGTGGGGGTCTCTTTAAGTAATGGGGTTGCTGGCCCCTCTTTGGGGGAAGGAGCCACAACTGAGGGAGTGGGGGACTCTTTGGGGGATGGAGCTGCTGGGGCTCCTTTGTGGGAGGAAGGAGTCACAGCTGGGAGAGTCAGGGTCTCTTTAGGGGATGGGGTTCCTGGCCCCTCTTTGGGGGATGGGGCAGTAGGGGAATGCTTCTTGGCTAGTGATCCTTTAGGGACATGAAAAGAAAGACTGGCCTCTGGAAGAGAGGAAGCTTCAACTGGAGAAACAGTGAATGACAGATTGCCAGCAGAAGTATCAGTGATAGCAGGTACACTTTTAGAAACAGAAGGAGCAAGACTTAAGGCTGTAGTAGCTGAATCCTTCTTGGTTGGAGTTCTTTTAGTCTGAGGAGACACACTAGTCCCTAAAGGAGATGGGGAGTCAGCTGGGTTAGTTCCTTTGGAAGATGCAGTAAAAGAAGCACCAGACTCCTCAGCTGGGTAACCTTCAGGAGAGGAAGCCACAGGTGCCAATGCTGAGGTTTGAGAAATACCATGAACTTTCTTTGCACCTTgaaaaggaagaggggagaaagaCTCAGACTGGGGAATTTCAGGGACCTGTGCCATAGCAGCTGGAGAAGCAGAAACATTCTGGGGAGATAAAGTCACAGCTGGAGCCACAGGGCAACTTTCAGAGGCTGGAGGGACCAAAGGTAAAGTAGTAAGAGTGGAAGTACCCTTCTTGGCAGGGTGGCTTTTAGAAACTGAAGAGACAGCTCCTTCTAGAAAAGGACTGGCTATAGTTGTAGGAATGGAGGGACCTTTGGCAGTTGTAGGAGCCATCCCATCAATGACAGCACTTTCCAAAGGAGATGCAGCTACAGTGGGGGTAGTGAGAGAACTTCTGAGAAGCAGACGAGCTGGGTCTGGGCTTGCGTAAGAATCTGTCTTGATTATAGAGGTTGGGGAGTTAACACCTAGAGAAGAGGGAGTAGTACTGGCTGGCTTAACTACAGGGAGAGGCTCTAGGAAGCTTTTCTTTGCTGAGGTGGCTTCAGGAGAAAGAGCTATCCCCAGAGAAGAGGTACTTTGGAGAGAGGGAGGATTTTTAGGGGCTGCCAGGACTAGTGAAACAGGGAGACTTTTGGGGTTCTCGGGAGCTGGCAGAGGTTGAGAGACTGGTATCCCCAGAGTGGTGGTTACTTGAGCATGAAGCTCTTCGGGAGCCACAGGTGCCACAACCAAGGCAGTTTGGGAAGCGGAGTCCTCACTGCTTATGGGACCTGATGAAATTGGAGGAGACACACCAGTAGCTATCTCAAAGGTAACAGGTGCTGCAGAAACTGTAGAGGGGTTAGTCATCACAAGTAGGGTGGTTCCAACAGAAGAAACAGGAGCTTCTTTCAAGCCTGGACTCCCTGGAGAAGAAGGAATCTGGGCCACCAAAGGTTGATAAGCAGCACTAGGAGAGTCTTTGAGAACGAGAGAGGCTGTAGGAGATGACGGAGAAGAGGCAGCTACCTTTGAGGAGGCTACGTCAGCGCCAGCAGGGAGGCCTCTGTCAGCAGACAGACCCAGAGGGGAAGCTGGAGCCCCCGCTGGAAAAGCAGCCGCAGCAGCAGGATCCACCTCATTTCCGGAAGGAAGGGGAGGACTTACAGATCTCTGAGAGGGATAAGAGGCACCCAGGGAAGACTGATCTACAGAAACAGCATCCTCTACGGGATCTGACAGAATATTAGAACCTGAAGGTTGCACAGGAGAACCAAGAGAACTCTGATGTAAAGGTGCAAGGTGAGAGCCCAGAGAAGTGAGGAAGACTGGGGGGGCCTTAGGAACCACAGGAACAGATTGAGTTGAAAGAGATAAAGCAGCAGGTGGACTAAGGGATCCCTTTAGGCTGAGGCTTACAGGGTTTTGTGGAGAAGTCAGAGCTGAGGAAACAGGGACGCCTTTGACCTGAGGGATAGGGACGGCTAAAGGAGTGGCAGGCGGCATCTGAGGACATGAGGCTAGTCCAGATTGAACAGAGGCCAAAGGAGTTACAAAGTGGGAAGGAACAGCACTGACTATACCTGGAGGGCTGGGGGTACCTTTTGGATTAGGGACTACGTGAGAGGGAGCTTCAACAGGAGACGGCTTTGGTTCTGAGGAAGCACCTGGAGCTGACAGGGACCCTGCCTCAATCACAGCAACTGAAGGAGGTGAACTAAGAGGGTTAGGTGGATAGCCAAAGCTCTTCTGAACCGAGTGGGGAGCCAAGGCCACCAGAGCCAAGGGAGCTGAAGAGGAATGAGCACCTTTTGGAGTTATCATGGGAGAGGCCAGAGCTAAGGCAGCTGGGGAGATGGGAGGCCCTATTAGGTTAGGTAGGAAAGCTGGGGTgtcagtggggggaggggccgcTCCCGAAGGCAGCACTGTCCCAGTGGATGCCTGGAGAAAAGGAGCTTCAAAAGGGGCTGAGGCCACATTAGAGGGAGAAAGGAATGGGGAAGGCTGATTAGGGGTTGCCAGAGGGCACTGCTGGGAGGCCAGGGAGCAAGGAGGGGTAGCGGTAGGTTTAGGCTGCCCTAAAGCAGCAGTGACACTCAAGgctgaagacacaggaagaacagctggaggagaaaagcaaaaagggggataaaggaggaaagggaaggaaaaaaacaaaggtgaGTTATACAGCCCAACTTGGTACAACATGCCTCACAGGAAACACTGGAATTTTTAATCTTGAGAATGGAAGTCACCACACAGGATTAAACAAAGGTGACAAGCAACAGCAATCTTCCCCCAATACTTCAGTAAACACCAGTCTTCCTCAAACATACTTCAATGGTTAAGTAAGAATACATCCTTCTCCTCATCTCCCACATTTTCCAAGTTCTACTACAATTAATGAACTATTTAGGGTGAAGAACCGTCTAAGAGCAGCCTATTAGTCTCGAAATGGAGAGCACAGGCCCAGGAATAAGTTGAGAACAGCACGCTTTCCACCCTTTCCTAGTTGTGCCCTTCGCTTCCCTcctcaaacaaatactaagtctttCTCACAGGCCACACCAGAACAGTTCTACCCCTTCCACCCAAGGAGCATGAACTAACTgaaacaaatactgaaaaatgGAACAAGGAAGGTAGTGAGCGGCAATAATGATGGGGAATCGGAGccgaaagagaaaaaacagatctTTGAATGTTCAGGCTTCTACTAAGTCTAATTCTAACTCTTATAATTTAATACTAAGTATTAAATACTAAGTCACGTAGCCTCCCTATACCTCATTTTACTCGCCCAActcaaacaaaaacccaaccacAAATGGGTGGACTCCACAGCCTCTAAGTCATGTTAGCTCTCCACACATCAATCTAAGTTGAATTAGACCATGAGCTTAGTCACAATGGTAGGAACTGTATTCTGAAACTGTAACCCAACTTGTTAAACCAGACTGTGGTTCTATTTTGAAAGGGAACTGGAGTGGAGAGAATACACTGGATCCCCACCCCATAATTTAGATGAGTAAGCCATTCTGCCAAAATAGGTACTATATGGCACTAGAGTAAAGCTAAGCAAAAGATTTTCTGAATGATGAAAAACCACCATGCTTACTAACCAGAAGGCAACACAGGATTAGACCAACAAACGCTCAACACCTAGAAGGGagtattatttaaacaaaaacaaacaaaaaaccctatagCATCCAAATTCACAATTCACTCAACCAAGAGCATCACACTAGAGAAAAGATAGGTTGCTCAACCAGTTTTTTCCTGGAGGGTTGGTAGGTCAAAGTATTAAGATTACAGTGCAAATGCTCTCAAACATATTAATCAGAATTTGAATTTGTTTTCCTCTCACTGGACCTCAAGATGGGCTAAGGCCCAAATTACTTGCTTTAGATACCATAACCAATTCCCTgagtcagtttcctcatttattctaataattatttatacttattactaaaaaaacaacaacaaaaaaactgagtGCTTATCACTGACACTGTGCAATCTCAAAACATTCAGGAATACGTTTAACAGCACTAAGGATTGTTTCAGAAGCAAACAGCATTAGCTTTGAAGCTTGATTCAGCTTATTCTAAATTCATCTGAATTTCAGTCTCCACATTTGTAAAATCAAGTTGAGATTCTCTGAAGTTTTGTTTAGCACTGAAACTATGGAATCTTCAGAGACCAGTCCTTTATTTTTACCTTCCTTAAGTCCCCTGTAGTTCAAGGATTTCATATAGCTTACTCCCCAGCTCGGAGGccccctcctttttcttttctagcagCTGTATTAATCCCTTCAGCTGCTAAAATCagacaggtggggagggagaatcTTAATGCTTTCAACTATAAACAACTCTATTTTAattccagaaggaaagagaaattgcTCTTAAGTGACAGgctgagcttaaaaaaattaatgaatttaccattaagtgggggaaaaaagctgAAGATGAGGTCACAGCCTGAAGGGAGTATTTAGTTCTGCACAACTGATCAGCAAGACTAtcataaaaaagtttttttcactaCTCTCTCTCAAGTTTTATAGGTGTATTTTAATCAGAATTCAAAACTTGCCTTTACACTATGTCCTACATTCATTAATTTCAAAGCCTAAGAGCAGACGAAGGAAGGCTCTATTTCAATCCTGGGTTCCAGACAGGCTGTTGAAGGCACTGTTCCAGCACACTAGAAACATCTCAGCACCAATCCACAAAACAAGTCAACCAATCTAGGAAGGCTCTGGGGCCCAGCAGGACACATTTACCACGAGCACACATCTCAGCCAGGCATGTGATGATGGCATAATGCCAAGCACTGCCATCTAAAACCCTGCCGCAACTTGCTGGCTGGAACTTCACACAAAGCTCAGGTCTCCTTGGCCTGACTGTGTCACCTAGTTCCAATAGGTAAGAATCACTTGAGTCCCTTCCATGCTCAGTTTTCCTATGGGGGCGGGGTCCCCACAGCAGAGTTACCTTTGAGGCAGCTGCCATAACTTACAAAGCAAGCCAGGGAGCTTTTAATGTTCCCAAATCTCAAATATACCGTTTTTATTCCACTCTTTAAGCAAGTCCCTTCATGACAGTTACTATTATGGACTCTACTCTCTGGTAAAGCTACAGCCCCATCTTCTTTAATGAGAGCCAACACTGAAAAACAGAAGTATATGTGTCACTTTACCCACCAAATGGTTTTAAGGTCAATCTTAAATGTAGGGCAAGGAGTCTAGGGGAACCTACCTGTCTCAGCCTGGGGCTGTGGCAACTCCTGCTCTGTAGCAGGGACGGTTTCTGTGGCTTCACCGGGCATTTctgaaaggaataaaaaggagGCCTGAATTGACTCGGATCCGTTCTGCTGCCCAACCCAGAGTCAAGCTTATCACTGCGGAGGGCTGTCAAAAAACCGTAAGGGGGTGTGGGACAACGCCCCCTCCCCCAAGCTTCTGGAACAGGTGAAAAAGACTACGTCGTAACCCACACATTTTTGATCAAGAGCATCACCTTCTCTGATCGCTCCTCTTCACTCCGCAGAGAGCGGATTTCCCAGTGCCCACGGACTGGCTTTATTCCACACTCCAAATCCCAGAGCAGCAGTTACCACTGCGTTCTCAACCCGAGGGAGAGGATCCCGGTCCGGCTCCTGAGCACGGAATGGGAGACTTCAGACGCTGCCTCGAACCGCGGCCTCCCAACCCCTTCCTGGGCTAGGACCTCAGGGACTGCCGTCTGCCGACCTTCGGGAcccagaaggggaagaagggCGTCCTCAGTCCCAACACTTGCTTGTCACAAGAAGAAAGGTGCGTGTGTACCCCCGCGCGagggggactgggggtgggggggcgttcCAAGGCTGGGGCCCCTTAACCTCCTCTGGGTTCTCGCGAAACCGTTCCCAACAGCAGACGCACGCACCCCACTTCCATCGCCAACGCCATCCCAgcccccatctccccagccctgGACTCCCGGCCTACTGCCTTTCTGTCCCGCTTTTGCCAGGACACCGTCACCAGACCCCATTTTGTCGAGAGGCTCCAAGGCCACACTGCCCAGGGCTGAGCAGGAACCCGGTGGCCCCATAAAACCTCCACTTCTCCTTAGTTCCCAGTCCTCGGGGCGGCTCAGCCCACAAGAAAGGCGGATGGCTACGGATAAACACTAGTGGCTAAGACAACACTTACTGTGCGGGGAACGCGGAACCAAGATGGCGGCAGAAAGAGAGCGAACGAGAGCGTGACCCACGCCTGTTGCAGAAGGAAGCCTGGCGGAGGGGGCGCGGCCAGGATCCGATTCCGGGTCAGGAGCTGCCTGCAGTCACTTCCTTTAACCAGCAAGCCGTCCGGCTTTTTCCAGTCTCGGGTCTAAATAAGGGTATGAATTCAGAACAGGAGCGCTGGCCTGGCAGGAATTCTCTGCCCTGAGCCTTGTTGTAGTTATATAGCCGACCCCTTCTCCTACCCCAAGTCGTGGCGTTTTTGATACGCGAAGGGCAACTGTAGGAGAAGCAACCGCTGCTCCCCGGTCGGCAAGGTAGCCCACAGCAGTATTACTGCTACTTTCTGACTTCCTTTTCTCAAATAATTCAGGAAAATATGAGGTATTAAATAATGCCAAATGCCACAGAGATTGTAGTCATACCACTGGAAGGTAGCCGTGACTTAGGTTAACcctcagttattttatttttggaataatttagGCTGAGATTATTATAAAGGTGTAAATTCCCGTACTCAGATAAGAGAACATAGGCATAACAATTTT contains:
- the NACA gene encoding nascent polypeptide-associated complex subunit alpha isoform X2; its protein translation is MPGEATETVPATEQELPQPQAETAVLPVSSALSVTAALGQPKPTATPPCSLASQQCPLATPNQPSPFLSPSNVASAPFEAPFLQASTGTVLPSGAAPPPTDTPAFLPNLIGPPISPAALALASPMITPKGAHSSSAPLALVALAPHSVQKSFGYPPNPLSSPPSVAVIEAGSLSAPGASSEPKPSPVEAPSHVVPNPKGTPSPPGIVSAVPSHFVTPLASVQSGLASCPQMPPATPLAVPIPQVKGVPVSSALTSPQNPVSLSLKGSLSPPAALSLSTQSVPVVPKAPPVFLTSLGSHLAPLHQSSLGSPVQPSGSNILSDPVEDAVSVDQSSLGASYPSQRSVSPPLPSGNEVDPAAAAAFPAGAPASPLGLSADRGLPAGADVASSKVAASSPSSPTASLVLKDSPSAAYQPLVAQIPSSPGSPGLKEAPVSSVGTTLLVMTNPSTVSAAPVTFEIATGVSPPISSGPISSEDSASQTALVVAPVAPEELHAQVTTTLGIPVSQPLPAPENPKSLPVSLVLAAPKNPPSLQSTSSLGIALSPEATSAKKSFLEPLPVVKPASTTPSSLGVNSPTSIIKTDSYASPDPARLLLRSSLTTPTVAASPLESAVIDGMAPTTAKGPSIPTTIASPFLEGAVSSVSKSHPAKKGTSTLTTLPLVPPASESCPVAPAVTLSPQNVSASPAAMAQVPEIPQSESFSPLPFQGAKKVHGISQTSALAPVASSPEGYPAEESGASFTASSKGTNPADSPSPLGTSVSPQTKRTPTKKDSATTALSLAPSVSKSVPAITDTSAGNLSFTVSPVEASSLPEASLSFHVPKGSLAKKHSPTAPSPKEGPGTPSPKETLTLPAVTPSSHKGAPAAPSPKESPTPSVVAPSPKEGPATPLLKETPTPPAVTTSSPKGALATPPPKGALTSPKENPETPSPIEPPSPLAVAPPSPKRGPVTSPPKESPTPSAVAPPSPKGGPATPPPKGSPTPSAVAPPSPKGGPATPPPKGSPTPSAVAPPSPKGGPATPPPKGSPTPSAVAPPSPKGGPATPPPKGSPTPSAVAPPSPKGGPATPPPKGSPTPSAVAPPSPKGGPATPPPKGSPTPSAVAPPSPKGGPATPPPKGSPTPSAVAPPSPKGGPATPPPKGSPTPSAVAPPSPKGGPATPPPKGSPTPSAVAPPSPKGGPATPPPKGSPTPSAVAPPSPKGGPATPPPKGSPTPSAVAPPSPKGGPATPPPKGSPTPSAVAPPSPKGGPATPPPKGSPTPSAVAPPSPKGGPATPPPKGSPTPSAVAPPSPKGGPATPPPKGSPTPSAVAPPSPKGGPATPPPKESTTPSAVAPPSPKRDPATTSPKRAPATPSPEGESTPAAVASSPKEDSATPSPKEAPVPSALTPPSLKGTPAPRRAPATPLPKGDPTPTAVAAPSPKGGSATLSPKRTSATPPPKRDPTPPAAAPPSPKGRPATPSPKRVPATPPLKGDPTPLSVIPPSPRKASATLGPKESPATPDPKEAPTSSAMTASPKEAPATPSLKGALSPSAVAPPCPRAGPATPSPKKAPAVPCLRGDPTPAVTSPSPKRASATPVPSSPAVTPSPKRAPGTPVPKGVPTPSAEIPPSRKKSPAPKGGPATSSSRGAPTPPAAILPSPKGAPASPISVTCPLGSTAPQASKGPPIKKGPTALKAVLDDPAPESVPVITPPTQKGAAAKKSSVSPVCPDPSAQNGTKGRLPAVAPAPLPTVSTQKGSSPKAPKALPISPVKGKDSFHSPKGASAPPPESETSTLSAAAAPQKILPKAGLASVSPAPPPSVSLPLAPSPVPPLLPEQQLLPSSPGLVLESPCKPSAPADEDELPPLIPPEPISGGVPFQPVLVNMPTPKPAGIPAPAPSAKQPVLKNNKGSGTESDSDESVPELEEQDSTQATTQQAQLAAAAEIDEEPVSKAKQSRSEKKARKAMSKLGLRQVTGVTRVTIRKSKNILFVITKPDVYKSPASDTYIVFGEAKIEDLSQQAQLAAAEKFKVQGEAVSNIQENTQTPTVQEESEEEEVDETGVEVKDIELVMSQANVSRAKAVRALKNNSNDIVNAIMELTM
- the NACA gene encoding nascent polypeptide-associated complex subunit alpha isoform X1; this translates as MPGEATETVPATEQELPQPQAETAVLPVSSALSVTAALGQPKPTATPPCSLASQQCPLATPNQPSPFLSPSNVASAPFEAPFLQASTGTVLPSGAAPPPTDTPAFLPNLIGPPISPAALALASPMITPKGAHSSSAPLALVALAPHSVQKSFGYPPNPLSSPPSVAVIEAGSLSAPGASSEPKPSPVEAPSHVVPNPKGTPSPPGIVSAVPSHFVTPLASVQSGLASCPQMPPATPLAVPIPQVKGVPVSSALTSPQNPVSLSLKGSLSPPAALSLSTQSVPVVPKAPPVFLTSLGSHLAPLHQSSLGSPVQPSGSNILSDPVEDAVSVDQSSLGASYPSQRSVSPPLPSGNEVDPAAAAAFPAGAPASPLGLSADRGLPAGADVASSKVAASSPSSPTASLVLKDSPSAAYQPLVAQIPSSPGSPGLKEAPVSSVGTTLLVMTNPSTVSAAPVTFEIATGVSPPISSGPISSEDSASQTALVVAPVAPEELHAQVTTTLGIPVSQPLPAPENPKSLPVSLVLAAPKNPPSLQSTSSLGIALSPEATSAKKSFLEPLPVVKPASTTPSSLGVNSPTSIIKTDSYASPDPARLLLRSSLTTPTVAASPLESAVIDGMAPTTAKGPSIPTTIASPFLEGAVSSVSKSHPAKKGTSTLTTLPLVPPASESCPVAPAVTLSPQNVSASPAAMAQVPEIPQSESFSPLPFQGAKKVHGISQTSALAPVASSPEGYPAEESGASFTASSKGTNPADSPSPLGTSVSPQTKRTPTKKDSATTALSLAPSVSKSVPAITDTSAGNLSFTVSPVEASSLPEASLSFHVPKGSLAKKHSPTAPSPKEGPGTPSPKETLTLPAVTPSSHKGAPAAPSPKESPTPSVVAPSPKEGPATPLLKETPTPPAVTTSSPKGALATPPPKGALTSPKENPETPSPIEPPSPLAVAPPSPKRGPVTSPPKESPTPSAVAPPSPKGGPATPPPKGSPTPSAVAPPSPKGGPATPPPKGSPTPSAVAPPSPKGGPATPPPKGSPTPSAVAPPSPKGGPATPPPKGSPTPSAVAPPSPKGGPATPPPKGSPTPSAVAPPSPKGGPATPPPKGSPTPSAVAPPSPKGGPATPPPKGSPTPSAVAPPSPKGGPATPPPKGSPTPSAVAPPSPKGGPATPPPKGSPTPSAVAPPSPKGGPATPPPKGSPTPSAVAPPSPKGGPATPPPKGSPTPSAVAPPSPKGGPATPPPKGSPTPSAVAPPSPKGGPATPPPKGSPTPSAVAPPSPKGGPATPPPKGSPTPSAVAPPSPKGGPATPPPKGSPTPSAVAPPSPKGGPATPPPKGSTTPSAVAPPSPKGGPATPPPKESTTPSAVAPPSPKRDPATTSPKRAPATPSPEGESTPAAVASSPKEDSATPSPKEAPVPSALTPPSLKGTPAPRRAPATPLPKGDPTPTAVAAPSPKGGSATLSPKRTSATPPPKRDPTPPAAAPPSPKGRPATPSPKRVPATPPLKGDPTPLSVIPPSPRKASATLGPKESPATPDPKEAPTSSAMTASPKEAPATPSLKGALSPSAVAPPCPRAGPATPSPKKAPAVPCLRGDPTPAVTSPSPKRASATPVPSSPAVTPSPKRAPGTPVPKGVPTPSAEIPPSRKKSPAPKGGPATSSSRGAPTPPAAILPSPKGAPASPISVTCPLGSTAPQASKGPPIKKGPTALKAVLDDPAPESVPVITPPTQKGAAAKKSSVSPVCPDPSAQNGTKGRLPAVAPAPLPTVSTQKGSSPKAPKALPISPVKGKDSFHSPKGASAPPPESETSTLSAAAAPQKILPKAGLASVSPAPPPSVSLPLAPSPVPPLLPEQQLLPSSPGLVLESPCKPSAPADEDELPPLIPPEPISGGVPFQPVLVNMPTPKPAGIPAPAPSAKQPVLKNNKGSGTESDSDESVPELEEQDSTQATTQQAQLAAAAEIDEEPVSKAKQSRSEKKARKAMSKLGLRQVTGVTRVTIRKSKNILFVITKPDVYKSPASDTYIVFGEAKIEDLSQQAQLAAAEKFKVQGEAVSNIQENTQTPTVQEESEEEEVDETGVEVKDIELVMSQANVSRAKAVRALKNNSNDIVNAIMELTM